Proteins encoded together in one Neobacillus sp. FSL H8-0543 window:
- a CDS encoding glucosaminidase domain-containing protein: protein MSRIVFRSFLLAFLFLGVFTSNGLAEETVQNTQMSVTSIKLPVYRNFEELSDHRIHLADGYDWLAELSFNDKITVLSEKEYAAKIMMQDGTIGWVHKDYLRNSVMNQTWLVKEWRNLREGPGTSYPIKRQVPDQSKVIVLDYHKAANYYKIQTEDGEQGWIYGFYQGEKNGEFIDYRAGSNVIPYDFESEGKVTNKITIFTPLNTLSTITANQINQFINYKTKGNESLMKDRGSAYIEAQKVTGLNAVYLLAHSGVESKWGTSDIVKNKNNFYGIGAVDSQPGEGANQFPTPEEGIIKGATWIKENYVSRNQSIVDFPIPQPTLDNMRFNSNLHQYSTDEAWAGKIAFIAKEFYDFTFARGWQFIDSKWYFFNNDGTNKTNWLLDNGKWYYLDQSGVMLTGWQFINGKWYFLNQAGDMKTGWLYSGGKWYFLNQNGDMKTGWLSSGGKWYFLNQNGDMKTGWLPSGGKWYFLNSAGDMKTGWFDTGGKWYFLDTSGAMLTGWKISGGKWYYLYSDGSMAKNTTINGYKLNGSGAWIQ from the coding sequence ATGAGTAGAATAGTTTTTCGTAGTTTCCTACTGGCATTTCTATTTTTGGGGGTATTTACTAGTAACGGATTAGCTGAGGAAACGGTACAAAATACTCAAATGAGTGTTACGTCGATAAAATTACCAGTTTATCGGAATTTTGAAGAGCTTTCAGACCATCGGATTCATTTGGCCGATGGTTATGATTGGTTAGCGGAATTGTCATTTAATGATAAGATTACTGTACTAAGTGAAAAAGAATATGCAGCCAAAATTATGATGCAAGATGGCACGATTGGCTGGGTTCATAAGGATTATTTGCGGAATAGTGTGATGAACCAAACCTGGTTGGTTAAAGAATGGAGAAATTTGCGGGAGGGACCTGGTACGTCCTATCCAATTAAGAGACAGGTACCCGACCAATCAAAAGTAATCGTTCTTGATTATCATAAGGCTGCCAACTATTATAAGATACAAACAGAAGATGGGGAACAGGGTTGGATTTATGGGTTCTACCAAGGGGAAAAAAATGGTGAATTTATTGATTATCGGGCTGGCAGTAATGTTATCCCGTATGATTTTGAAAGTGAAGGAAAAGTAACAAACAAGATCACCATTTTCACTCCACTTAATACACTTTCTACCATAACGGCTAATCAGATTAACCAGTTCATTAACTATAAAACAAAAGGTAACGAGTCGTTAATGAAGGATAGGGGATCCGCTTATATTGAAGCGCAAAAAGTGACCGGCTTAAATGCTGTCTATCTTCTTGCCCATTCAGGGGTCGAGTCAAAATGGGGAACTTCCGACATTGTCAAAAATAAAAATAATTTCTATGGGATTGGAGCGGTGGACTCTCAGCCTGGAGAAGGCGCCAATCAATTTCCAACACCCGAAGAGGGTATTATTAAAGGGGCTACTTGGATTAAAGAAAATTATGTAAGTCGGAATCAATCCATTGTGGACTTCCCAATTCCACAACCAACACTGGATAATATGAGATTTAATAGCAATTTGCATCAATACTCAACGGATGAAGCATGGGCAGGGAAAATTGCTTTTATTGCAAAGGAGTTTTATGACTTCACATTTGCAAGGGGCTGGCAATTTATTGACAGTAAATGGTACTTTTTCAATAATGATGGGACCAACAAAACGAACTGGCTTCTCGATAACGGGAAATGGTACTATCTTGATCAATCAGGAGTTATGTTAACAGGCTGGCAGTTTATTAATGGTAAGTGGTATTTCCTAAACCAGGCAGGCGATATGAAAACAGGCTGGTTGTACTCAGGTGGTAAGTGGTATTTCCTAAACCAGAATGGTGACATGAAAACAGGCTGGTTGTCTTCTGGCGGAAAGTGGTATTTCCTAAACCAGAATGGTGACATGAAAACAGGCTGGTTGCCCTCTGGCGGAAAGTGGTATTTCCTAAATAGTGCCGGTGATATGAAAACAGGTTGGTTTGATACTGGTGGTAAGTGGTATTTCCTTGATACTAGTGGTGCCATGTTAACAGGCTGGAAAATCTCCGGAGGTAAATGGTATTACCTCTATAGTGATGGTTCCATGGCCAAAAATACAACAATCAACGGCTATAAACTAAACGGTAGTGGAGCATGGATCCAATAA
- a CDS encoding NTP transferase domain-containing protein gives MKAILLAAGMGTRLRPLTLTTPKSLTVVNGKPMLERQVEYLQEIGVEEIIVVTGYLKEKFEYLKEKYGVTLVHNDKYDVYNNMYTMYLVREYLSDAYVIDADVYLHRNFLLKNPSTSMYFSARKPEFKAEWMIRYDDNYKVTDIEVGDGDHEYILCGVSYWSEQDGRYIVEKLEEAIKSDNFKEFWWDGIVKDNIRDLNVYLQEIHPSDSYEIDSLEDLEKVNKILEQQ, from the coding sequence ATGAAGGCAATATTACTTGCAGCAGGAATGGGTACACGATTACGACCTCTAACATTAACAACACCTAAATCGCTTACAGTGGTTAATGGAAAGCCAATGCTTGAAAGACAAGTGGAATATTTACAAGAGATTGGTGTCGAAGAAATCATCGTGGTTACTGGTTACCTAAAGGAAAAATTTGAGTATTTAAAAGAAAAGTATGGTGTCACACTCGTCCATAATGATAAATACGACGTTTATAACAATATGTACACGATGTATTTAGTCAGGGAATACCTTTCAGATGCGTATGTTATTGATGCGGATGTCTACTTACATCGTAATTTCCTATTGAAAAATCCATCAACATCAATGTATTTTAGCGCCAGGAAGCCAGAGTTCAAGGCTGAGTGGATGATTCGCTACGATGATAACTACAAGGTGACGGATATCGAGGTTGGTGATGGGGATCATGAGTATATTCTCTGCGGTGTTTCTTACTGGTCAGAACAAGATGGTCGATATATTGTCGAAAAATTGGAAGAAGCTATTAAAAGTGACAACTTTAAGGAGTTCTGGTGGGATGGAATTGTAAAAGATAATATTCGTGATTTAAATGTTTACCTACAGGAAATACATCCTAGTGATAGTTATGAAATTGACTCTTTGGAGGATTTAGAAAAAGTGAATAAAATTTTGGAACAACAATAA
- a CDS encoding DMT family transporter, whose amino-acid sequence MNLKNKGTYFGLISGFTWALDTVLIGIILSSTLLVSTEQIIFLAPLVSTFFHDLLSSLWMMVYMTIRGEFKVPFKKIATRSGRFVMLGALLGGPIGMTGYVLAVKYLGASLSASISAIYPAVGAFFAFFLLKDRLTIKNWIGLFISILFIFLLGFSGGAPSPSYVLGFSFILLCIFGWGMECVILAYGMKDDEISPEQALQIRQLVSAVTYAVLILPIFKAYPLVGEVIVSSEFFLIALIALSGTASYVFYYKAIYTMGPTRAMALNITYSAWAIILSFFILGTPITAKLVIFSIMILVGSIITVASPEELKWKNIIKGWRAA is encoded by the coding sequence ATGAACTTAAAAAATAAGGGAACTTATTTCGGATTGATATCGGGATTTACCTGGGCGCTTGATACGGTATTAATCGGAATAATATTATCCTCAACCTTGCTCGTGTCGACGGAGCAAATCATTTTTTTGGCCCCATTAGTTAGTACCTTTTTCCATGATTTATTATCGAGTCTTTGGATGATGGTATATATGACAATTAGAGGAGAGTTTAAAGTTCCTTTTAAAAAAATCGCCACGCGGAGTGGCCGATTCGTTATGCTAGGTGCCTTGCTTGGAGGGCCGATAGGGATGACTGGTTATGTCCTTGCAGTAAAATATTTAGGTGCCTCACTATCGGCATCGATTTCCGCTATTTATCCAGCGGTTGGTGCCTTTTTTGCCTTCTTCCTTCTAAAGGACCGATTAACAATAAAGAACTGGATTGGTTTGTTTATTAGTATCTTATTTATTTTCCTATTAGGATTTTCTGGGGGAGCCCCGTCACCTAGCTATGTTCTTGGATTCTCTTTTATCCTGTTATGTATCTTTGGCTGGGGAATGGAATGTGTGATCCTTGCGTACGGAATGAAGGATGATGAAATTTCGCCAGAACAGGCATTACAGATCCGCCAATTGGTTTCAGCAGTTACCTATGCTGTTTTGATCTTACCTATTTTCAAAGCGTATCCACTTGTTGGCGAAGTAATTGTCAGCAGTGAATTTTTCTTAATCGCCTTAATTGCCCTCTCAGGAACAGCATCGTATGTGTTCTATTACAAAGCGATTTACACCATGGGGCCAACAAGAGCAATGGCCTTAAACATTACCTATTCGGCTTGGGCGATTATTTTAAGTTTTTTCATTTTAGGTACTCCGATTACTGCAAAGCTTGTCATTTTTAGTATAATGATTTTAGTCGGCTCGATTATTACAGTGGCATCACCAGAAGAACTGAAATGGAAGAATATTATTAAAGGGTGGAGAGCAGCATAA
- a CDS encoding phosphotransferase has protein sequence MEQHLFQLLEAINQNANLNQKRMAEICGISIGKVNYLIHDLTIGNYIYSEKTGRNIRYFLTQKGIDFLHSGIEAYQDKKVNIHQEPVTEIKQAVILAAGTRKDFPHPAGLMEIDGISLLKRNLDILQENGINDIVIVTGYKREALEELAEFSHYQFVNNPKYKWTGSMASLALAQDVVKGDFLLIEDDILIEERAIKELLTYPQRDCILIANESGSGDEAFVEIKNGYLHKISKDKHQFNKIDGEMVGVSKLSYEVYTKMVTEYKQNNKNPFMHYEYMLLDISRHYKIGYLKMLNLYWGELDSLQHYDVITKNVYPILKRKEAEFREILIKSHLMEALDLAYEDIGDIQPFGGMTNKNFKVVFKGKEYVLRIPGNGTESMINRKEEKVNAALASKLGLDAELVYFNDETGVKIAELIPEAETLTPKMAKRQDIMEQTTAIFRTLHSANIQMANRFDVFELIEKYEQLMNEANALPYENYGEARAQVMALKEYYQGMSIQLTPCHNDALPQNMVKSGEDKLYLIDWEYSGMNDPIWDLAWHAMESDLTSEEEELFLTLYLQKDEIPDEVQQRMIINKIFQDFLWTIWTIIKEAKGDDFGTYGIDLLNRCRKNLNHHLVREMLYELKK, from the coding sequence ATGGAACAGCACTTATTTCAATTATTAGAGGCAATAAATCAAAATGCAAATCTTAATCAAAAGAGAATGGCCGAGATTTGTGGGATTTCTATCGGCAAGGTTAATTATCTTATTCATGATTTAACGATTGGCAATTATATATATAGTGAAAAAACTGGTAGGAATATTCGCTACTTTTTAACACAAAAAGGCATCGACTTTTTACATAGTGGCATCGAGGCCTATCAGGACAAAAAGGTTAACATCCACCAAGAACCAGTTACAGAAATTAAACAGGCGGTTATTTTAGCTGCAGGGACTAGAAAAGATTTCCCTCATCCAGCAGGCTTAATGGAGATTGATGGAATTTCATTATTAAAAAGAAATCTCGATATTCTCCAAGAGAATGGAATTAACGACATTGTTATTGTAACGGGATACAAACGTGAAGCGCTTGAAGAACTCGCTGAATTTAGCCATTATCAATTTGTAAATAATCCAAAATACAAATGGACTGGTTCCATGGCATCCTTAGCGCTGGCACAGGATGTAGTTAAAGGTGATTTTCTTTTAATCGAAGATGATATTTTAATCGAGGAACGGGCAATAAAGGAACTTTTAACCTACCCACAGCGAGATTGTATCTTGATTGCAAATGAGAGTGGATCTGGTGATGAGGCATTTGTTGAAATCAAGAATGGCTATCTTCATAAAATCTCTAAGGATAAGCATCAGTTTAATAAAATAGACGGTGAAATGGTTGGGGTTAGTAAACTTTCCTACGAGGTTTATACGAAAATGGTTACCGAGTATAAGCAAAATAATAAAAACCCGTTCATGCATTATGAATACATGCTCCTCGATATTTCAAGGCATTACAAGATTGGCTACTTAAAAATGCTTAATCTGTATTGGGGCGAACTTGATAGTTTACAGCATTATGATGTAATTACAAAAAATGTCTATCCAATCTTAAAACGAAAAGAAGCCGAATTTAGGGAAATTCTCATTAAAAGTCATTTAATGGAGGCTCTTGATTTAGCCTATGAGGATATTGGGGATATTCAGCCGTTTGGCGGGATGACGAATAAGAACTTTAAGGTAGTTTTTAAGGGTAAAGAGTATGTGTTAAGGATTCCGGGGAATGGGACGGAATCGATGATTAACCGGAAAGAGGAAAAGGTTAATGCCGCACTTGCCAGTAAATTGGGTCTTGATGCAGAGTTGGTCTACTTTAATGATGAAACGGGTGTGAAAATTGCTGAGTTGATTCCTGAGGCAGAAACACTAACGCCAAAAATGGCGAAGCGACAGGATATAATGGAGCAAACAACAGCCATTTTTAGAACGCTTCACTCGGCAAATATCCAAATGGCCAATCGTTTTGATGTATTTGAACTAATCGAGAAGTACGAACAGTTGATGAACGAAGCGAATGCACTGCCCTATGAGAACTATGGAGAGGCAAGGGCACAGGTCATGGCTTTAAAAGAATATTATCAGGGAATGAGTATTCAACTTACTCCTTGTCATAATGATGCACTACCACAAAATATGGTGAAAAGTGGCGAAGACAAACTCTATTTAATTGACTGGGAATATAGCGGCATGAACGATCCAATATGGGATCTTGCTTGGCACGCAATGGAAAGTGACCTAACTTCAGAGGAAGAAGAGTTATTTTTAACGCTTTATTTGCAGAAGGATGAAATACCTGATGAAGTTCAGCAACGGATGATTATCAACAAAATTTTCCAAGATTTCCTCTGGACAATTTGGACGATTATTAAAGAAGCAAAGGGAGACGATTTTGGTACGTACGGGATTGATCTCTTAAATAGATGTAGAAAGAATTTAAACCACCACTTAGTAAGGGAGATGCTTTATGAACTTAAAAAATAA